A window of the Chanodichthys erythropterus isolate Z2021 chromosome 21, ASM2448905v1, whole genome shotgun sequence genome harbors these coding sequences:
- the LOC137010866 gene encoding tubulin alpha-1A chain-like, with protein sequence MRECISVHVGQAGVQMGNACWELYCLEHGIQPDGQMPSDKTIGGGDDSFNTFFSETGAGKHVPRAVFVDLEPTVIDEVRTGTYRQLFHPEQLITGKEDAANNYARGHYTIGKEIIDLVLDRTRKLADQCTGLQGFLIFHSFGGGTGSGFTSLLMERLSVDYGKKSKLEFAIYPAPQVSTAVVEPYNSILTTHTTLEHSDCAFMVDNEAIYDICRRNLDIERPTYTNLNRLIGQIVSSITASLRFDGALNVDLTEFQTNLVPYPRIHFPLATYAPVISAEKAYHEQLSVAEITNACFEPANQMVKCDPRHGKYMACCLLYRGDVVPKDVNSAIATIKTKRTIQFVDWCPTGFKVGINYQPPTVVPGGDLAKVQRAVCMLSNTTAIAEAWARLDHKFDLMYAKRAFVHWYVGEGMEEGEFSEAREDMAALEKDYEEVGTDSVGEEGEEEGEEY encoded by the exons ATG CGTGAGTGCATCTCAGTCCATGTCGGCCAGGCAGGTGTGCAAATgggcaatgcatgctgggagttgtATTGCCTAGAGCATGGGATCCAGCCAGATGGTCAGATGCCAAGTGATAAAACAATCGGAGGGGGCGATGACTCCTTCAACACTTTCTTCAGTGAGACTGGAGCTGGAAAACATGTTCCTAGAGCTGTCTTTGTTGACCTGGAGCCCACTGTCATTg ATGAGGTGCGCACAGGTACCTACCGCCAGCTGTTCCACCCTGAACAGTTGATCACTGGCAAGGAAGATGCAGCCAACAACTATGCCCGTGGGCACTACACCATTGGCAAGGAGATCATTGACCTGGTGTTGGACAGAACTCGCAAACTG GCTGATCAGTGCACTGGGCTCCAGGGCTTCCTGATCTTCCACAGTTTTGGTGGTGGCACCGGCTCTGGGTTCACCTCCCTCCTAATGGAACGGCTCTCTGTTGACTACGGAAAGAAGTCAAAACTGGAATTTGCCATTTATCCGGCTCCTCAAGTGTCCACAGCGGTGGTTGAGCCCTACAACTCCATCCTTACCACCCACACCACCCTCGAGCACTCCGACTGTGCCTTCATGGTGGACAACGAGGCCATCTACGATATATGCCGTAGAAACCTTGACATTGAGCGTCCCACCTACACAAACCTCAACAGGCTGATCGGGCAGATCGTTTCCTCCATCACAGCATCCCTGCGTTTCGATGGAGCCCTAAATGTAGATCTGACCGAGTTCCAAACTAATCTGGTGCCCTATCCACGTATCCACTTCCCTCTCGCCACCTACGCCCCAGTGATCTCTGCAGAGAAAGCCTACCATGAGCAGCTGTCCGTTGCAGAAATCACCAACGCTTGCTTCGAGCCGGCCAATCAGATGGTGAAATGCGACCCTCGTCACGGCAAGTACATGGCTTGCTGTCTGCTGTACCGTGGAGATGTCGTACCCAAAGATGTCAACTCTGCTATCGCCACCATTAAAACCAAACGTACCATCCAATTTGTGGACTGGTGTCCCACTGGATTCAAGGTTGGCATCAACTACCAGCCCCCGACTGTGGTTCCTGGAGGAGACCTGGCTAAGGTGCAGAGAGCCGTGTGCATGCTGAGCAACACTACAGCCATTGCTGAAGCATGGGCTCGTCTGGATCACAAGTTCGATCTGATGTACGCCAAGAGAGCTTTCGTTCACTGGTATGTGGGTGAAGGTATGGAGGAGGGCGAGTTCTCAGAGGCCAGAGAAGACATGGCTGCCCTGGAGAAAGATTATGAAGAAGTTGGCACAGACAGTGTCGGAGAAGAGGGAGAAGAAGAAGGAGAGGAGTATTAA
- the tuba8l4 gene encoding tubulin, alpha 8 like 4 has protein sequence MRECISMHVGQAGAQMGNACWELYCLEHGIQPDGQMPSDKTIGGGDDSFNTFFSETGAGKHVPRAVFVDLEPTVIDEVRTGTYRQLFHPEQLITGKEDAANNYARGHYTIGKEIIDLVLDRTRKLADQCTGLQGFLIFHSFGGGTGSGFTSLLMERLSVDYGKKSKLEFAVYPAPQVSTAVVEPYNSILTTHTTLEHSDCAFMVDNEAIYDICRRNLDIERPTYTNLNRLIGQIVSSITASLRFDGALNVDLTEFQTNLVPYPRIHFPLATYAPVISAEKAYHEQLSVADITNACFEPANQMVKCDPRHGKYMACCLLYRGDVVPKDVNSAIATIKTKRSIQFVDWCPTGFKVGINYQPPTVVPGGDLAKVQRAVCMLSNTTAIAEAWARLDHKFDLMYAKRAFVHWYVGEGMEEGEFSEAREDMAALEKDYEEVGTDSVGEEDEEGEEY, from the exons ATG CGTGAATGTATTTCCATGCACGTTGGCCAAGCCGGCGCCCAGATgggcaatgcatgctgggagttgtATTGTCTAGAGCATGGGATCCAGCCAGATGGTCAGATGCCCAGTGATAAAACTATTGGAGGAGGAGATGACTCCTTCAACACCTTCTTCAGTGAGACTGGAGCTGGTAAACATGTCCCAAGAGCAGTCTTTGTCGACCTGGAGCCCACTGTCATTG ATGAGGTGCGCACAGGTACCTACCGCCAGCTGTTCCACCCTGAGCAGTTGATCACTGGCAAGGAAGATGCTGCCAATAACTACGCCCGTGGGCACTACACCATTGGCAAGGAGATCATTGACCTGGTGCTGGACAGAACTCGTAAACTG GCTGATCAGTGCACTGGGCTCCAGGGCTTCCTGATCTTCCACAGTTTTGGTGGTGGCACCGGCTCTGGGTTCACCTCCCTCCTAATGGAACGGCTCTCTGTCGACTACGGAAAGAAGTCAAAACTTGAGTTTGCTGTCTATCCAGCTCCTCAAGTGTCCACAGCGGTGGTTGAGCCCTACAACTCCATCCTTACCACCCACACCACCCTCGAGCACTCCGACTGTGCCTTCATGGTGGACAACGAGGCCATCTACGATATCTGCCGTAGAAACCTTGACATTGAGCGTCCCACCTACACAAACCTCAACAGGCTGATCGGGCAGATCGTTTCCTCCATCACAGCATCCCTGCGTTTCGATGGAGCCCTAAATGTAGATCTGACCGAGTTCCAAACTAATCTGGTGCCCTATCCACGTATCCACTTCCCTCTCGCCACCTACGCCCCAGTGATCTCTGCAGAGAAAGCCTACCACGAGCAGCTGTCCGTTGCTGACATCACCAACGCTTGCTTCGAGCCGGCCAATCAGATGGTGAAATGCGACCCTCGTCACGGCAAGTACATGGCTTGCTGTCTGCTGTACCGTGGAGATGTCGTACCCAAAGATGTCAACTCTGCTATCGCTACCATCAAGACAAAGCGTAGCATCCAGTTTGTGGACTGGTGTCCCACTGGATTCAAGGTTGGAATCAACTACCAGCCCCCGACTGTGGTTCCTGGAGGAGACCTGGCTAAGGTGCAGAGAGCCGTGTGCATGCTGAGCAACACTACAGCCATTGCTGAAGCATGGGCTCGTCTGGATCACAAGTTCGATCTGATGTACGCCAAGAGAGCTTTCGTTCATTGGTATGTGGGTGAAGGTATGGAAGAGGGCGAGTTCTCAGAGGCCAGAGAAGACATGGCTGCCCTGGAGAAAGATTATGAAGAAGTTGGCACAGACAGTGTCGGAGAAGAGGATGAAGAAGGAGAGGAGTATTAA